ATAACGCGACGGAGAAGGCCGTCGTTCCTACGCTATTTCCCAAACCCGCACCGCCGAACTTCGAGTTCAAATATAGAAAGATCGATAGGGGAATGTTTCAGATCCCTTCGAATTATGCATTGCCGGAGACTTTCGGGGACTTGGCGCTGATCCCGAACTGCGACAAGTTCATCTTCGATTTTTCGGGCTTGGTCTCCGGGTACAGGGAGCAGCTGAAGAACGTGATGGAGGTGTGCAAGTGGTCGTGTCAGGAGTGCGACGATCGTCTGGTTTTCTATCGGTTGAGCGCCGACGAGGGTTGCGTCAAGATATCGATGAGCGTGACGGTCGATAGTCAACTGAGACCGACGGTGGCGCTGGAGGGCGTCATCGTGGATCCCCTGGATTGCACCAGACACGTACCGGTCAACGGCTGCATCACGCACTGGGATCAGCTGAATTGGATGTTGCTGGACTACGGGTACGACAGGCCTAAGGGGATGGCTGGTCAGGTTGTACCTTGGGAGGTGGTTTCGTCGGATCGTGTTGTTGTTGGTTGAATTAGGTTTAGATTTGTTCCATTATCTAGGGTTGTCAAGATTGTTTTGTTCGTTTTTTGTTTGATTAATAAAGTTTTGAAGTAAAGAATCTTTAATCATGGTTAATGGTGAAGTATTTCTTGTTCATGGATCCATGCATGCCTCTACCGAGGCAGGAGACCATCAATGTCCACGTGGTGCAAAAGGAAAGATTTTCAGTCAACCCGGTGAAGGAATACTCTTAGCAAAGACAGTCGCGGCTTGTCAGGGACGGCAATGCCTACCCAAGAAATAGGAATCGAATATGTACTTATTTCATTGACTCTTTTAGACTAAAAATATTTGATAATATACTCTTAAAAATTTATAACTCGCTTCTGGATTAACGCTAAAAGAACATGCTCCTTCGTTCCCTACATTCTTGTAGCGTCGctatctacagggtgttcctcaATTGGGGGTACAAACGAGGAGGAGAGATTCATCgagttattttaagaaaaaaaagtctcagGAATATGGGATCGCaaacgcttcgttttcgagatacagggtgttgaagtttgaatttttggattggcACTCGGATTGGCATCAAAGAAAGTTGTGAAAACActtttattattagaaaaaccGAGTTTTATTCGATGTGTCAAAATcaacaatgaatttattcaccacaACTTATTgactgaatttttatgacatTTTTCTGAGGTTTCGAGAgattcgttcaaaatttttttctcgaaattggtAGCAGATACGGCAAAACTACAAAAGACCATAAAGTTAAGTAaaacaacaaagcttctttatcattttttcaaattagcaGTGGCTCACCAAAAGAATTTCTGAAGGAAAACAGGGgggttccagaaaaaatatcaccctgtagatttgctatcgaaattggcattTCACATGGTGTGAAATCTCAagtgtaatatctatgccaaatttcaattgaatatcttgtgaagtgtagataatATCAAAGAAAAAGTTACTGCCAATTATGGTGATGTAGTATCGTTGGTACAATACACAGGGTCGGCAGAATGCTATGTGCCGTACTTGAGGATTTACACCGAAATATCATCGGCATCTCTTGATTCGCACAGATGAATCTATTGTAACATCCTGGAATCTAAGATGATCCTCGTATCTTCCAAAATGTGTTTTTAACCGACCGCGAATTTTcgttgttttgtttcatttgaaGAGGGTAATAATCTAGTCCCTGATGAATATTCACGTGTCGTCAAAAGATATCTGGATCTCAGTGATAACACTTTCTTGGGGGAGACTGCCGCATTTGATGAGAATGGGTTTATCACAATATCACGAGCTTGGATTCAGTTGGGGAAGGAGGAAACTCCCTCCCACTTTCAGGGGTAGGTATGTCCCGACGTATTTCTGATTGCATAAGACATCGTCAAGTTCCAACTAATCAATTTTTGCCTTTTCATTCTAAGGTTGAATTTTGATCGAATTGTGATTGATTACTTACCTAACTCTTAGATAAAtgtataaaaacaaaattaatgtaataaattcattattatttggtGTTCTGTTTTCTCAGTCTGTATAGTATCGCAAGATATGAAAATACCCTACgccatgaaaatatttcaggttCAAGATTGGAATGTATAGGGAACATCTGGGTATGATCGTTGTGGTTCTCATCTCACTCGAAAATAAATTTATCGTTGCATATTTGTTTGAGTAATTAATCGGAATTCGACATAATTTATTGCAAAAAAGCCATTGTTCCAAATCGAATGAGCGATTTCAAGAATTGGATAAAATTTATGGATATTACTCATAATTCGACGAAGAATTTTCATTCCAGATAATACTATCGAGAAGAAGATAAGTGAATGGTTCGATTTCAGCATTGAAACAATTAAGTTCTTCATACAATGAATAATTTATAAGGAATAATCGTAGTATCAAGATACATTTATCGAATTTAATTGCTAATAATGTTTCGGTATTATATACGGGGACTAATTATTGAGGAATTCATTGTACAATTGTTTCTTTCTCTTTCAGTGTCATGTGATATCCCACGAAATCAATTGTTaatatattttcagtttcctTATGGTATAAATTTGTGAATTATCCAAATACAGTTAGGTCTATTTATATCTTCTCATCCATAAATTTTAAAGCTGAAATAGTTGACAAGAAATTGAGATGGAATAGTAACATAATCGAAGCTCTTTCCAGACCACATCAAGGAGAAAAGCAATTaatacttttttctataaacaGTGAAATGAAATCCTCCGGTAAATGTTGCGCGTTCTGAAGAGAAAATTCATATGAGAATTCGAcaaaactttcgtttttttcatTTACACATAACATGCTAAATTCAATAAGAAAAATTATTGGAAATGACGAAATCTGTCTTTTCACCCAAATCTATGAACGTATGATTATCATCATTGTATGTCGTTTTTATAAATTGGTATGGTCAATTCGTTGATATCGTTGGTGGCGCCCTCTATTGATGTACCCTCCAAGTGTTATTTACGTGTTCTGTAATTTTACAGATTTCTGTATGAGTATTCCATACAGTTCATGATATTTATAGTAGATGGCGCTTCAAAAGAAATCTgcaattttcgttcatttcaTCGTTATTTTCGACTGCTTTTGGTGTAGTGACAGACTCGAAATGGTCTACGGAGTGCTTCAGGAGGAGAGATTATTTGAAACATATCCAGTGCATCAAAATCAACGATTTCCTTGTCTTCTTTTACCGATAACACAacaaattataaataaaaactcCAACCTCACTTAATGTCATTCCCTGAATTTCGCCTTTATGAACGCCGGTAAAGGTAGAATGTACAAGAACAGATTGAACACCAACATCCCAACGGCAAAGGCGAAGGTAACACCTAAATTTATGTCGAAATCGAGTACTCCATTGAAAATAACGTCAGTGGCATCCCTGCTGTATCTTTCAGTCAGGTAAGCCTGACCGTTTGGATAACGGCAATAAGGGTTGTTGGACAGCGAACCAGAGCTCTCTATCAGGTTCATATTGCTGCAGTTTTTCGTTTGGTCGAAGCTCAAGGCCGTTTGCATAGATGGCGCGAGGAAAATTTGACGGTTCAGGAAAGCTGAGGCGTATCTTGCCTGTATGCCGTAAGTCAGATAGTACAACCAGTCTTGCAATCCCTTCATGGACCTGAAAATGAAGGCAAACAGTCAAGCCATATCACAGCTATGGCTGTTCATAGATTACACAAATATTCACATTGTCACAACTCGAAAATCAGTGCTGACAACTGAATGCACTACTTCAAAGTGTAGAGTACAATCCTCGAGTATGTTTTTCCTGCTCGCCCTGTATAAATTCAATTTCTCACCTGAGCAATCCGCTGCCTACTGCGATGCACACACAGGTGATGTAGATGCTGAATATAGCCGCAGATAACTGATCTTTTACCATGATCAGGATGGCCATTGTCTGCTGTTCGGAAAATAGATAACAGGCCCACAGTATGAGGGTGAAATATAAATATTCCATCGGTTCGCTGAACGATCCGACCAAGGGGTAAATGATCGCTGTTGCTAACGCGGTTGAGATCAAAGAGAATGGGATTGTGAAGAAGTTGTAGGTCATCAGGAATGAGGTTCCACCGTAAAGGCCTTCCTGGGATTCTTGAAAGTACCGCGTCCTGTAGACCGAAACTATTGGAAGAAAAACAAATCTTGGATTGATATTCGAATCAGAAGTCAATAATGAAGTGAGTCAGACCGTGTGCAGAAATACAGGGTAGTCCAGATCGTAaacaagaaatttcaaccacttattctacatcaaaaataagccctagtttgccATATAAACATATGTGCAGAAATGTTTCcactccgagatacggggtgttaaaattatagaaagaaaaaagtttttcattaataactttcacactgcttgaaatatttttatgaaatttgagacataggttatGAGCGttaaggagcactttttgcgtAAAATCATtccttttctattctaccagtggcgtccgtactgcagcgtgactgaatattttcagataaaaaaatggtacgccactggtttttccgacaatgaagattactatttaaatccttatttaatttggagcaaattcgttctcttgactttttgctgtacgaggcaccgtctccggttaaaaaaataaaacacattctcatgcatgaagaaatcgccaaaatttgatatagcaataaaaagcttactaaggtcttattatttttatgtctaccatatcaaattttggcaatttcttcttgcatgagaatgtgttttatttttttaaccggaaacagTGCCTCGTGCAGCAAATGGTCAAGAGAACGAATTTGCTTCAAAATAAATAagaatttaaatagtaattttcattgtcggaaaaaccagtggcgtatcatttttcttttctgaaaatattcagtctcgctgcagtacggacgacactggtagaatagaaaagaaatgatactatgcaaaaagtgctccttgacgctcagaACCTATGTCTCgaatttcataaaataattcaaccaatgtgaaagttattaatgaaaaacattttttttttctatagttttaaCACCCCTTATCTCggacatttctcgacatatgtttatatgacaaattAGGGCtctttttgatgtagaatacgtggttaaaatctCTTGGTTACGATATGGACGACCCTGTATAAGTTGAATGACTCGGGTTCGAAATttgctcagaaaaaaaatttttaacttCAGTTTCAATTTGGAATAAGAAAAGTTTGAATATTAAGAAGACTTTAAAAATTATAACCTGTTTTTTTCAGATACCAAAGTTATTTCTTCAAGTGATTGTTCTGTTTATTATAGTTACGTACATAAAGAGATCGCATTGATAATTCCAATGAAATATGATCCacacagaatattcagaatcaATCCATTCCTCGTTACGAAAGTATGTTGATAATTCTGAAAATGAACAGAAACTGAGTTTCTCAATTTAcgtggaaaaaattgaattgggCTTACCTTCATCTCTCTATAAATGCTCCATAACATGAGGTGAAACAATGGCAATAGGAATAATCTCAAGAACATACTTTTTAATCCGCATTTCCGAAAACTTATCGTAGAAGCCATGAGACGTCTGCAAGAAAGAACAATCCATGCAGCAACACATCAAAAGTTGAACCACTACTGAATggtttgttttgaaatttttccacaCTTTGTTGAAAATCATCACCAAttttaaaattcattcttaCGTGTAAAGCGTCCATCCAACTCTAAATGTGCCAGGTTTCTCCAATAGTAGAGGAATCTTATTGCCCAATCCTAAACCATGTTCCATGGGATGGTTCATGGATGTACCCTTCCTATATATTCCACCTtctatcttgaatttttcaaccaATGCAGCAATTTGATGGTTGCTCTCTACGAATCTTTCCCGTGATCTTCTATCCACCGTTGATAAGCatactgaaaaaatattatcgTACTGGACAGTGGACCATCAAGTTACGAAGGCACAGAGGTATCTCAGGAAAGAAAGTGTTGAAGTAAGAGATACATACAGTAGTACATAAGAGGATTCTCGAGCTGTGGACATGGAAAACcaatttcgttgaaatattcgagCATCTGCCTCGTCCCTCCAGAGTACACAACATCTCCAAGGCAGAGATAAAGCACCCTTTCTAGAAATGGGAACACATCGGAACGTGGCTTCTCCATTGTCAATATTATAGCAGATCCGTATTTTTTCGCTGCATTTGAAAGTATCGAAATCACCAAATAGGTATTTAAAGGATCTAGATCCCAAGTTGGCTCATCCAAGAGGAGAACAACTGCAATAGATAGATAGAATTTGAGGGGTGTttcttcaggaaaaatctgtatTTACTAACATATGATATTATCACAGTTTGAACGTTCAAAAGTGGATCATTGTGAAACTACTATGTGAAAGGATGTCGTTTCATATATCCTGATGATACTTCAACCACATGATTGAATATACCAAGGAATTATATTCTGAGTAATATGGGTAAGGCTTGATCTTGACATACGGAACCCATTGATGAATCGACAACAGAAATTCGATTGCAAAACTGAATTGCGAGTGATTCATGCAATGATTTCATCGACTAACTTTTTGAACTGAACCTACCTACCAGGATCTTTCACCAACTGGAGTCCAATCATCAACCTTCTAAATTCACTCTTGTTCAGGTTTTCTGTACATCGTCCAGCTATTTGAGACAGGGCCAGATCCGCCATCACTTGTTTGACCTTTGACTTCTTCACATACCCTGCCAACTGATTTATTCCATGTAACAAATATCAATACGAATATTAGGATAGATATTGtgacaaatgaaatatttccacaaCTTATATTCAATATTACCTTGGTGGGTGTATAATATAGGTTTTCTTCTACAGTGAGTCCTGGTATGAGGTCACATTTGTGCGTGACATAACCGCATCTCTGATTGAATACTGTCAAACTGAGAGGTTGATTATTGAGTAAAATTTGACCCCTGGTGGGACCTTGAACTCTCCTGGCTATCACATCCAGAAGGGCTTTTTTTCCACTACCTGCAACTCAGTGAAAAAATGTTGATTTGCTGCATACTACTGAGCATCCATAATCATTTATACTGATTCAATAACTATAAGACATACGATTTATCTGCATGCCAATTTTTCTATTAAATTGGTACTGAATCTAAACTTATATGTCCACAAGGGCGGTTCCAGTGGAGGGGCCATGCTTCCCCTATTTTTTGAGTACTTGAGAggattattttttcgaatattcactAAGGAAAGATTGCTCTTTTAgactatgtatcacatttaagtCTAGGATGATTTTTCTGACCGTTGAAAAAttacagttaaaaaatcgtcaagacccaACGGTTGCCCCGAGCTTgatgaaattttggaatttattactagaagagttgctctttcagaatatgtatcacattttgatATATGATAAtattcctggaagatacgctactcaaaaattgaccttcgaaaaattcccaaaaagatggggtcagttaaaaagtCGTAAAGGCCGAAAATCTGAATTACGGAATTGAGAATGATATTTGGTTTCGATGGTTTTCACTCACCTTTCGACCCTAAAATTGCCATCACTTCCCCTGAGTACACGGTCATAGAAACATCTTTCAGGATAACTCCAGTTTTCACACTGCCTAGAAGCCTTTGAGCACATGATGCAGGTTCCACCTGCGAAGAATTGAAGAGAATACTACAAAATACCAGTGCTGGAGTAATGAGAATTACACCGTGTCCTACtcaatcaaaattcaatttttacaaTCCTTAAGTTCTGTGTCAAATGTAGTCTTAAGTTAGAATATAGATCGATATCTGGAGtaagtttattgttttttctcCTTACCCTGATTTTCACTAAAAGTTCGATTTACTAAATTTCCTCAGATGTTTATTCAGACTTTCGAAAAAGTCAAATTGTAGTAACACTCCCATTTCGTAAAATTCAAATCGGTACCTTTGTGAAAAACCGCCAGAGCATATGAATTGAAATTGCGCTCATCGGATAACCCTGAATTGAAACAATTAATCTAGGAATTCTTCGGATGTTTACAAAACAGATTTCAATTGCCGGAAATCAGACAGAAGGTCGGAGAAAGATTCAAGAAACGTGTGGAAATCAATTCGCAGAGGTTCCATAGCAAAATGACAGTTTCTTTGAGAAAACTGTTGTTCTTCATTTTGTCGGTCAAAAAAATAATAGTCTATAATAATCAACAATACCAAATTAATGCGACGATGATCAATCAACTATTGAGTTGTCATACAAAATATTTTGGGCCAACATAGTTCTTATGTTAACAAAGCAGTTAGCCTAAAAAGTTCactttttcggaattttcaCATTCTGAgtgataaaaatataaaatccactTCCTGATTACCATATCATACTACTTACTTGCCCAGAATAGAACACACTGTTTAGTTCTAACACGTAGTCGTTGGAAATCATCATAAAAAATCCTCACCAACACCGAATCCAGtcgcaatttatttattttttttttgttaccatATACAACTGATATTTTTGTTGTGCTAGCAAGAGTCCGACAAAACTGACATAGCGGACTGTAGAGACTAGAGAAAGCAAAGGCTTGCCGGTCAACGACGCAAGTCAAAAGGCAACAACTGTGCTTTGAGGTGAAATAAGTTTCGATATTGTGGTTCTACCTCAAGTTACGTGGGTGCTCGTATAGATTTGAAGCTTTCGGAGATGGGTTTGAAATTTTCTTGAAGGGGATGGTAACAGAATTacccaaaaaatttcatatctcTGGAAAAATTTAACATGATCATTTTGAAACTAACGATTTTCGCTGGAAGTAAATGTATTCAGACAAGGGGCATAATCCAACAAGTATTTAATCTGCGAGAATTTTACGTTTACGATCAGATACATGAGGTTTCTTTCTTGGTCTAGCATCGAGATCTCCATATTCTTTCTTGGCCTAGCATCGAGATCTCCACGCAAGGTGCTTGAAATACCCCAAGAAAGTGTGTTTCTAATGAACGGAAAATTTGTATGGTAGATTCTTAACCGAATTGAATGCTTTTCTTATGAAAATGTTCCAATAATATATGTTTATGATGCTAAGAAGATCTGTAGGGAAGTTTTTATTCGTTTGTTTACAATCCAGTACGAATACCAATGATATATTAGTCATACGCATATTTATatgataattttaattgaattgATTAGGTAATACAATTGCGAGATTGAATAGAATTATTAGGTTTGGAATTGTTGTTTGAAACGTAGTGGATTTTTCGAATAAAGATGTTGGTTCCTAAGAGAATATGAAGTTTTAATATCTGAACTTAAATTCAGTAAAAAAACACTTCTACTGAGTGTATATGTGACGCAGGCTTGATGTGGATTAGAAATTATGTACAGAGCGTGTCCCAGAATTTGTAGAACATATATTTTATTGATATTGTTCAAATTTATTGGCAATTTATAACAATTCAAAATCACAACGAAGAAAATAGTGGTGGAGTCGTGTTCTTTAAGAATAAAGTAGACTCCTCATCTTATCCGATTGAATCATTCCTATGAGAAATTGTACAAAAAAATTCCTGTGAAACATTTCGCAAAGAAAAATTGTTAAGATTCTTGTGAGGAAGGATTCGATGTTTGTCTACGCTATTTCCAGGCATAAAATTCTAGAAACTACCAATTATTGCTCTTTTATCAGCAGTGCAGATGTTGAAAATGTGCACTAGGTTTTTCTATGTCACTTTCCTCGTCTCCACATCGACCAGAAGTGCATAAACTAGAACGAATATCTTCAAATGGATGATCTCGATCGGAAATCATTTCAAGTGACAGCAGGCAGATTCGCCATCCTTTAGAAACACCACTCTTCGGCCTCTACAACGTGAACAACATCAAAATTACTTTCCGCGAAGCCAACAGGTGAATTTAGTACACGAGCAACGTTGGCAGGCCTTACTACTGCTCCAAAACAGTATATCGTGACCCGAGTTCTTTAGGATTTCGATCTTCGATTACAGCGATCGTATATCGATTTATCTCTCGCCCGTCCCTAGTTTGAGTGCTCCATTTTCAAAAGGGTTCGACGCGGTGGTGACTCAAACGGTGGTTGCGAAATGATCGGTGATCTATTGCGCCAAACGCGTGCGATGAATCGGGCTAAACGAGTATCAAAACAAAACTCTTCTTAGTGCCGCGTAGACTCGAGGAtcgatccggctcgaaggaccaaattttGTGTCGGCACTAGAGGATAATTCAGTGTCAAGTTGTCGACGAGGTACCCCTTGGAAATTGCAAGAAGAATAACTTTTGACAGACGACTAAGAAGTCAAGGTTTCTCGAGATCTGCGATGGTTTTGAAATGAGACAAAGCATCCTTTTACCGTCTAGATTGATTTCAGGTGAGAATATCATTGAACTTCTCAAATCTCAATGAAGATAAAATCTATACATGAGTTGATCGGGCACTTTCTTAACTATAGGAGAAAATCTTCTCAAAGAGAGATTTAAAAGATTGTTCACTGGTTAGACCCTTATTTGGGAAGTTATTCGTAACGATAAACCATATTATTCTAGGAAAATTGAGTTTCTCTAGATGAATTTCAGTGAATTAACTGTTGTGAAAAACTAATCAAGAGAAATATACAAATCACGAAAAATAATAATCTGTAGAAATTCGATTTGCGTAAAATACCCTATATTTTGGACAAATAAGCTTTGGAATCACCACCAACCTTGGTAGAATAAGACAAAGATGAAACAATGCCTTATTTTGCTCTTCAAAAATTCTGTTTTGATTCGATTTCCTGAACTATGTGATTGTCTCAAATCAAATTGTTACCAGAATAGTATGTGTGTATTttgatttcgaatttttcaatgaGGACAATGATGAGAGAGATCAGATCTTGTTCTCGAACAGATTTTTCTGTAGAAAGCGGTTTTTCGAACTAGGTAATGACCTTGCTTATGGTCGTTTTTAGTAGGATAACTGTTTACTTCTGCTATAATTTTGTGGGAACTTGTGGCGAATGTACAATAAAAAAAACCGTTGTAATTGTCCAAAACTTAACGATGTTCTCTTTCGTCATATACAGCGTGTTTCACAGGTGCATAAATTACTGTGAATACAGATTCTTATGGTTTTCTTATTCAACCCTAATTTCCTACCAACCTCATCTGCAATTTCACCTTGAATCTTTTCTGACAAATAATTGAAGCACGTTTAGGATGTACCTACATGGTTGAAATTTCGATAAATCGATTAACTTTCTTCGATTGCGTTTGACAGCTGTCAAATTCATGTTGCAGAGCCTCCTGTAAACCTTTTCTTTCAACACGCagtatatttgcttcataaaTAAGTACCTACAACTCATTTCCATCAATCAATTAATGTAATAATTATAAAATTAGCAAATCCAATCAATGAACCAATCAATCATTGATACGTGTTCACCTACATTCGAAGAATTCTTGGTACATATATTTGTAGGTTCGGAAACCTAGTTAATATCCAAGTTATTTTATCTATTTACAATTCCTTTGTCCACTAGCTCCAGTTGCAAAATATTGCAGCATAGTTTCACGTCCGAATATGTGTAATTTCCTGATTTTAATAGTTCTGCCAAGTTTTATTGTTAAACGACTCATTCCTCCATTTAAATTCAAGGTGAAAATATGATTCGTCTAAGGCGTGTCTTAAACAAATgtttcgttcagattttcgtcGAAGTTTGTTGAAATCggaatcgaaatatttttgaaatattgaacatcgatcagtttattgaaaataaaaagtacTTCACCTTCTACtcaaaatttcgaaaagtaCATCATATTTAAATAAATCAAAATAAGGAAATTTTTATGACATAAATATCAGAAAGCTAAAACCATAACAGCAAAACTAGTAAGCTATGATGTGGTATGTATATGCaaaatgaaatatcaaatttttataGAAGAAATTGTATTTCATTCTCTGTGTTCTCTGGGTCATGTATCAGTAGTCCGCATAGAACACATTTTCAGTCAAAGATCTAACTGCATTTGGTATTTCAATTCGAACAATAATGCAATTAATTCATGTCATGTCCGATCTCTAGTCGTACAAATTGTTCGTTAAATAGGGACAGCAAATACAGTTAAAATGAACAGGTATTTCGAGAACTGAAATGAAGAGGACATAAACAAACCGTTAGCTATATTGAGTATTTTCAGTCGATCAAAACGATCAATACGCAGCTTTCTCCGATACAAAACGccaataaattattttattaccAGAAAAAATGCGAAGAATTTGTATTAATGATAAGTTTTCACTTTTTAATCGTAATATGTTGGCGATTTGGGGAAAgctaaaattcaataaatacaaAATAACTGTTTTAATGCGAAGGCAATGCACTGAACAGCCAGGTACTGTCATTACGCAATCCCAATTAATGGCTCACAACAAAAACTTGTTAACTAGTTTAAATGCAAATTGAACCGGGTGAACCATAATAAGCGCTTCAAATTAGTTCGAAATAGTGGAACATTTGAGCGGTTATGCAATGATAGCATGCATATTCAATATTTCACGAAAATCACCACATAGAACCACTAAGTATTTATATGTTACATATGTGACATTCTTCACTCAATCGTTTATGTCATCTATCACAACAGAGTCACAGAGTTCATCTAAcacctttttttctgttaccaTGGAGTGAACACCGAATCCAATCGAATGATGAAATAACTTCTTAATATAccttttttccatttaataaaaataatgtcCATTACTGCCTTTTATATTTTAAAGATAGTTGCTTTCCACTGAGACTCAAGACTATTGTCATTTACATGTCTATAACACATttttgatagtttctttctaaGTCTAAGTTTATTTCCACACAtctttctatttctatttcttctATTTCTTTTTTAAGAACATTGCTTTGAAAATAGacataaaaatttacaaaaaaaaatagtttccaGCGAT
Above is a window of Coccinella septempunctata chromosome 5, icCocSept1.1, whole genome shotgun sequence DNA encoding:
- the LOC123313290 gene encoding ATP-binding cassette sub-family G member 5; amino-acid sequence: MMISNDYVLELNSVFYSGQVEPASCAQRLLGSVKTGVILKDVSMTVYSGEVMAILGSKGSGKKALLDVIARRVQGPTRGQILLNNQPLSLTVFNQRCGYVTHKCDLIPGLTVEENLYYTPTKLAGYVKKSKVKQVMADLALSQIAGRCTENLNKSEFRRLMIGLQLVKDPVVLLLDEPTWDLDPLNTYLVISILSNAAKKYGSAIILTMEKPRSDVFPFLERVLYLCLGDVVYSGGTRQMLEYFNEIGFPCPQLENPLMYYLCLSTVDRRSRERFVESNHQIAALVEKFKIEGGIYRKGTSMNHPMEHGLGLGNKIPLLLEKPGTFRVGWTLYTRLMASTISFRKCGLKSMFLRLFLLPLFHLMLWSIYREMKNYQHTFVTRNGLILNILCGSYFIGIINAISLFSVYRTRYFQESQEGLYGGTSFLMTYNFFTIPFSLISTALATAIIYPLVGSFSEPMEYLYFTLILWACYLFSEQQTMAILIMVKDQLSAAIFSIYITCVCIAVGSGLLRSMKGLQDWLYYLTYGIQARYASAFLNRQIFLAPSMQTALSFDQTKNCSNMNLIESSGSLSNNPYCRYPNGQAYLTERYSRDATDVIFNGVLDFDINLGVTFAFAVGMLVFNLFLYILPLPAFIKAKFRE